In a genomic window of Bradyrhizobium sp. LLZ17:
- a CDS encoding transcriptional regulator, translating into MSAKRSAEPSPEGIARSNRQRLAAEEGAKAMADAERQAVDVRKNMARLRELRQAKEVADATLQASLPAPTSTKRKKKQPQ; encoded by the coding sequence ATGAGCGCCAAGAGATCGGCAGAACCGTCACCCGAAGGCATCGCGCGTTCCAATCGACAACGCCTGGCTGCTGAAGAAGGTGCAAAAGCGATGGCGGATGCCGAAAGGCAGGCCGTCGATGTTCGCAAGAACATGGCGCGGCTTCGAGAGCTGCGTCAAGCCAAGGAAGTCGCCGACGCAACCCTTCAAGCGTCGTTGCCGGCACCCACTTCGACGAAGCGCAAGAAGAAGCAGCCGCAATAG
- a CDS encoding cold-shock protein: protein MTTGTVKWFNGQKGFGFIQPDDGGNDVFVHISAVERAGLAGLAEGQKVTFEAKTDKMRGKVSAENLSLA from the coding sequence ATGACGACAGGTACTGTGAAGTGGTTTAACGGCCAAAAGGGTTTCGGATTCATTCAGCCCGACGACGGCGGCAACGATGTGTTCGTTCACATCAGCGCGGTCGAGCGGGCCGGTCTTGCGGGTCTCGCCGAGGGCCAGAAGGTCACCTTCGAGGCCAAGACCGACAAGATGCGGGGCAAGGTCAGCGCTGAGAACCTCTCGCTGGCTTGA
- a CDS encoding SRPBCC family protein, which translates to MPSTVRLHRVLTTSPDKIYRAFLEADALAKWLPPNGFTCTVHHLEPKVGGTFKMSFRNFTTGNGHAFGGEYLELVPGERLRYTDKFDDPNLPGEIQVTVMLKKVSVGTELEVTQAGIPDAIPPEACYLGWQESLRNLARLVEPEINQ; encoded by the coding sequence ATGCCCAGCACTGTACGCCTGCACCGCGTTCTGACCACCAGCCCGGACAAAATCTACCGCGCGTTCCTCGAGGCGGACGCGCTTGCGAAATGGCTTCCGCCGAATGGCTTCACCTGCACCGTGCATCATCTGGAGCCCAAGGTCGGCGGCACCTTCAAAATGTCGTTCCGGAATTTTACGACGGGCAACGGCCACGCCTTCGGCGGCGAATATCTCGAGCTCGTGCCGGGCGAACGGCTACGCTACACGGACAAATTCGACGACCCCAATCTGCCCGGCGAAATCCAGGTGACCGTGATGCTGAAGAAAGTATCGGTCGGCACCGAGCTCGAGGTCACGCAGGCCGGCATCCCGGACGCCATTCCGCCGGAAGCCTGTTACCTCGGCTGGCAGGAATCGCTGCGAAACCTCGCCAGGCTCGTCGAGCCCGAGATCAACCAGTAG
- a CDS encoding Hsp70 family protein gives MSSASPAVSIGIDFGTSNTVVAIAVDDRRVEAIRFDHGGQRHSVYVSALCFWEDRPGAGAQAEGGPWAIEQFLEGRHIYRFLQSFKTFAASSSFNTTQVFRQRYKFEDILAAFLRTLARHGGEKFGFEAANITVGRPVRFAGGNPDEALAMQRYRAAFERLGAPHARYVYEPVGAAFSFARRLERDATVLVADFGGGTSDFSVMRFSRAGGNLRAEPLGHAGIGIAGDTFDYRIVDHVVSPRLGKGSSFRSFDKVLPIPNSHYTNLARWHQLALMKSNGDLRELRELSRTALKPALLQDFITIVDLDLGFSLYRAVSDAKVALSARDEVDFRFKGGGVDIGSIITRKKFEAWIADDIARLGATVDKVLGEAGVTARDIEKVFLTGGTSFVPAVRKLFADRFGNERLMSGDQFESIAYGLALIGHSAEPDRWTADGGLKAKM, from the coding sequence ATGTCGAGCGCCTCGCCCGCCGTCTCGATCGGCATTGATTTTGGAACCAGCAATACGGTCGTCGCGATCGCGGTGGATGACCGCCGGGTCGAGGCCATTCGCTTCGACCATGGCGGGCAGCGGCACAGCGTCTATGTGTCGGCCCTGTGCTTCTGGGAAGATCGGCCGGGAGCCGGCGCCCAGGCTGAAGGCGGCCCCTGGGCGATCGAGCAGTTTCTCGAAGGACGCCACATCTACCGCTTCCTCCAGTCGTTCAAGACCTTCGCAGCGAGCAGCAGCTTCAACACCACCCAGGTGTTCCGGCAGCGCTACAAATTCGAGGATATTCTGGCGGCGTTCCTGCGGACGCTGGCCCGCCATGGCGGCGAGAAATTCGGCTTCGAGGCGGCCAACATCACGGTCGGCCGTCCGGTGCGCTTCGCCGGTGGCAATCCCGACGAGGCGCTGGCGATGCAGCGCTACCGGGCCGCGTTCGAGCGCCTCGGCGCGCCGCACGCCCGCTATGTCTACGAGCCGGTGGGCGCTGCGTTCTCCTTCGCGCGCCGGCTCGAGCGCGATGCGACAGTTTTGGTTGCGGATTTCGGCGGCGGCACCAGCGATTTCTCGGTGATGCGTTTTTCGCGCGCGGGCGGAAACTTGCGCGCCGAGCCGCTCGGCCATGCCGGCATCGGCATTGCGGGTGACACTTTCGATTATCGCATCGTCGACCACGTCGTCTCACCGCGGCTGGGCAAAGGCTCGAGCTTTCGTTCGTTCGACAAGGTGCTGCCGATCCCGAATAGCCACTACACCAACCTCGCGCGCTGGCATCAACTGGCGCTGATGAAGAGCAACGGCGATTTGCGCGAGCTGCGGGAGCTGTCGCGCACCGCGCTGAAGCCGGCCCTGCTTCAGGATTTCATCACCATCGTCGACCTCGACCTCGGCTTTTCGCTGTACCGCGCGGTGTCCGACGCCAAGGTCGCGCTGTCGGCCCGGGACGAGGTGGACTTCCGCTTCAAGGGCGGCGGCGTCGATATCGGCTCGATCATCACACGGAAAAAATTCGAAGCCTGGATCGCCGACGATATCGCGCGGCTAGGGGCCACCGTCGACAAGGTGCTGGGCGAGGCGGGCGTCACTGCGCGCGACATCGAGAAGGTTTTCTTGACCGGCGGCACCTCATTCGTACCTGCCGTGCGAAAACTGTTCGCCGACCGGTTCGGCAACGAGCGGCTGATGTCGGGCGACCAGTTCGAGTCGATCGCCTACGGCCTCGCCTTGATCGGACATAGTGCCGAGCCGGACCGCTGGACCGCGGATGGCGGGCTCAAGGCGAAGATGTGA
- the oxlT gene encoding oxalate/formate MFS antiporter, whose amino-acid sequence MISSTDGAVTAAPLRTGFRWLQLGMGIVCMAMIANLQYGWTLFVDPIDAAHHWGRAAIQLAFTIFVVTETWLVPIEAWFVDKYGPRIVIMFGGVMIALSWILNSYADSLTLLYAAAVVGGMGAGAVYGTCVGNALKWFPDRRGLAAGATAAGFGAGAALTVVPIAMMIASSGYQSAFFKFGIGQGVIVFVLAFFIQPPRISIPPKKKQLNLPQTKIDFTPPQVLRAPIFWVMYLVFVMVASGGLMTAAQIAPIAHDFKIASTPVTLLGFQMAALTFAISLDRIFDGFGRPFFGWVSDTIGRENTMFIAFGTAALMLLALSAYGHVPMVFVLATAVYFGVFGEIYSLFPATSGDTFGSKYATTNNGMLYTAKGTASLLVPLASVISAAYGWKAVFVVAVALNATAALTALFVIKPMRRSFILGNEATSAETAAGSTKAA is encoded by the coding sequence ATGATTTCCAGCACGGATGGCGCCGTCACAGCTGCGCCTCTTCGCACCGGTTTCCGTTGGCTCCAGCTCGGCATGGGCATCGTCTGCATGGCGATGATCGCGAACCTGCAATATGGCTGGACGCTGTTTGTCGACCCGATCGATGCGGCCCACCATTGGGGACGCGCCGCGATCCAGCTCGCTTTCACCATCTTCGTCGTGACCGAGACCTGGCTGGTGCCGATCGAGGCCTGGTTCGTCGACAAATACGGCCCGCGCATCGTCATCATGTTCGGTGGCGTGATGATCGCGCTGTCCTGGATCCTCAATTCCTATGCGGACTCGCTCACCCTGCTGTACGCAGCGGCGGTCGTCGGCGGCATGGGCGCGGGCGCGGTGTACGGCACGTGCGTCGGCAACGCGCTGAAATGGTTTCCTGATCGCCGCGGTCTGGCGGCCGGCGCGACTGCCGCAGGCTTCGGCGCGGGCGCCGCGCTCACGGTCGTTCCGATCGCGATGATGATCGCATCCAGCGGCTACCAGAGCGCGTTCTTCAAGTTCGGCATCGGCCAAGGCGTGATCGTGTTCGTGCTCGCCTTCTTCATCCAGCCGCCGCGGATCTCAATTCCGCCGAAGAAGAAGCAGCTCAACCTGCCGCAGACCAAGATCGACTTCACCCCGCCGCAGGTGCTGCGCGCCCCTATTTTCTGGGTGATGTATCTCGTTTTCGTCATGGTCGCCTCAGGCGGCCTGATGACCGCGGCGCAGATCGCGCCGATCGCGCACGACTTCAAGATCGCCAGCACGCCGGTCACGCTGCTCGGCTTCCAGATGGCGGCGCTGACTTTCGCGATTTCGCTCGACCGCATCTTCGACGGCTTCGGCCGGCCGTTCTTCGGCTGGGTTTCCGACACCATCGGCCGTGAGAACACCATGTTCATCGCCTTCGGCACCGCGGCCTTGATGCTGCTGGCGCTGTCGGCCTATGGCCACGTGCCGATGGTGTTCGTGCTTGCGACTGCGGTTTACTTCGGCGTCTTCGGCGAGATCTACTCGCTGTTTCCCGCGACCAGCGGCGATACCTTCGGCTCGAAATATGCGACCACCAACAACGGCATGCTCTACACCGCGAAAGGCACGGCCTCGCTGCTCGTCCCGCTCGCGAGCGTGATCTCGGCAGCCTATGGCTGGAAGGCCGTGTTCGTGGTGGCGGTCGCGCTGAACGCCACGGCCGCGCTGACGGCGCTGTTCGTGATCAAGCCGATGCGCCGCTCCTTCATCCTCGGCAACGAAGCGACGTCCGCCGAAACCGCTGCCGGAAGCACCAAGGCGGCGTAG
- a CDS encoding CBS domain-containing protein, translating to MLVGDILRKKTPRVVTVRMNETVGIAAKLMRANNISALVVKDVVRSEGNTAVGMFTERDVVRAVAEHGANGVNVKVSQLVSVQQLISCTSSDTIEHVRHLMNRNHIRHLPVIDDYSLVSVISMRDIAAAVDDASNSTPKAA from the coding sequence ATGCTGGTCGGAGACATTCTGCGCAAGAAGACGCCGCGCGTTGTTACGGTGCGAATGAACGAAACGGTGGGTATCGCCGCCAAGCTGATGCGCGCCAACAATATCAGCGCGCTGGTGGTCAAGGACGTGGTCCGCTCGGAAGGTAATACCGCCGTCGGCATGTTCACCGAGCGCGACGTGGTGCGTGCGGTCGCCGAGCACGGCGCCAACGGCGTCAACGTCAAGGTCTCGCAGCTTGTCTCGGTGCAGCAGCTGATCTCCTGCACCTCGAGCGATACGATCGAGCACGTCCGGCACCTGATGAACCGCAATCACATCCGCCACCTGCCGGTGATCGACGATTACAGCCTCGTCTCCGTCATCAGCATGCGCGACATCGCGGCTGCCGTCGACGACGCGAGCAACAGCACGCCGAAAGCGGCTTAG
- a CDS encoding 2-dehydropantoate 2-reductase has protein sequence MKICIYGAGAIGGYLGVQLARAGADVSLIARGAHLAAMREQGLTLLAGEEKHIVHPRCTDDPAELGVQDYVIVTLKAHSITGVIEKMKPLLGPHTRIVTAVNGIPYWYFYKHGGAYENATLDSIDPGGRQWHELGAERAIGCIVYPATEIEAPGVIRHVYGNNFPLGEPSGEISGDVQRLADLFVAAGLKAPVLDRIRDEIWLKLWGNVCFNPISALTHATLDVICTDPATRALSRAIMLETQGIAETFGVKFRLDVERRIEGARKVGAHKTSMLQDLERGRPMEIDPLVTVVQEMGRLTKIPTPALDSVLAMVTQRARIAGLYDGVAAPADSRALAVA, from the coding sequence ATGAAGATCTGCATCTACGGCGCCGGCGCGATCGGCGGATATCTCGGAGTGCAGCTCGCGCGCGCTGGCGCCGACGTCAGCCTGATCGCGCGCGGCGCACACCTTGCCGCGATGCGCGAGCAGGGCCTGACGCTGCTCGCCGGCGAAGAGAAGCACATCGTCCATCCGCGCTGCACCGACGATCCGGCCGAGCTCGGCGTGCAGGACTACGTCATCGTCACGCTGAAGGCGCATTCGATCACCGGCGTGATCGAGAAAATGAAGCCGCTGCTGGGCCCGCACACCCGCATCGTCACCGCGGTCAACGGCATCCCCTATTGGTACTTCTACAAGCATGGCGGCGCGTACGAGAACGCGACGCTGGACAGCATCGATCCCGGCGGGCGGCAGTGGCACGAGCTCGGCGCCGAGCGCGCCATCGGCTGCATCGTCTATCCCGCGACCGAGATCGAGGCGCCCGGCGTGATCCGCCACGTCTACGGCAACAATTTTCCGCTCGGCGAACCCTCCGGCGAAATCAGCGGGGACGTGCAGCGGCTCGCCGATCTGTTCGTCGCCGCCGGCCTGAAGGCGCCCGTGCTCGACCGCATCCGCGACGAGATCTGGCTCAAGCTGTGGGGCAATGTCTGCTTCAACCCGATCAGCGCGCTGACCCACGCAACGCTCGACGTGATCTGCACCGATCCCGCCACCCGCGCATTGTCGCGCGCGATCATGCTGGAGACGCAAGGCATCGCCGAGACGTTCGGGGTTAAATTCCGTCTCGATGTCGAGCGCCGCATCGAGGGCGCCCGCAAGGTCGGCGCGCACAAGACATCGATGCTTCAGGACCTCGAGCGCGGCCGTCCGATGGAAATCGATCCGCTCGTCACCGTGGTGCAGGAGATGGGTCGCTTGACCAAAATCCCGACGCCCGCGCTCGACTCGGTGCTGGCGATGGTGACCCAGCGCGCCCGCATCGCCGGCCTCTATGACGGCGTCGCCGCGCCGGCCGATTCCCGCGCGCTGGCGGTGGCGTGA
- a CDS encoding fumarylacetoacetate hydrolase family protein, which yields MKKWLRFRHAGTTGFGTLTSSGISVHDGEMFGRNAPNGKTLALSEVELLAPCAPSKIVALWNNFHALAAKLNQPEPPEPLYLLKATTSITTPGAVIRRPTFYDGKTTYEGELGIVIGKTCARVSPAEADAFIFGYTCVNDITANDILTRDPTFPQWARAKGIDDYGPFGPVIATGLNPAKLTVRTILNGAERQNYPIADMIFSAQELVSKISHNMTLLAGDLIAVGTSVGVGVMKEQVNIVTVAIDGIGELTNEFRL from the coding sequence ATGAAAAAATGGCTCCGCTTCCGCCATGCCGGCACGACCGGCTTCGGCACGTTGACATCGTCGGGCATCAGCGTTCATGACGGCGAGATGTTCGGCCGCAACGCGCCGAACGGCAAGACGCTCGCGCTGTCGGAGGTCGAGCTGCTGGCACCTTGCGCGCCCAGCAAGATCGTCGCGCTCTGGAATAATTTTCACGCGCTCGCGGCCAAGCTAAACCAGCCCGAGCCGCCGGAGCCACTTTATCTCTTGAAAGCCACCACCAGCATCACGACGCCCGGCGCGGTGATCCGCCGGCCCACTTTCTACGACGGCAAGACCACCTATGAAGGCGAACTCGGCATCGTCATCGGCAAGACCTGCGCGCGCGTCTCGCCTGCCGAGGCAGACGCCTTCATCTTCGGCTATACCTGCGTCAACGACATCACCGCCAACGACATCCTGACCCGCGACCCCACCTTCCCGCAATGGGCCCGCGCCAAGGGGATCGACGATTACGGCCCGTTCGGCCCGGTCATCGCGACCGGCCTCAATCCCGCAAAGCTTACCGTCCGCACCATCCTCAACGGCGCCGAGCGGCAGAACTATCCGATCGCGGACATGATCTTCAGCGCGCAAGAGCTGGTCAGCAAGATCTCTCACAACATGACCCTGCTTGCCGGCGACCTCATCGCGGTGGGGACCTCGGTCGGCGTGGGCGTGATGAAGGAGCAGGTCAACATTGTGACGGTGGCGATCGACGGGATCGGCGAGCTGACCAACGAGTTTCGGCTGTAG